In Deltaproteobacteria bacterium, a single genomic region encodes these proteins:
- the murJ gene encoding murein biosynthesis integral membrane protein MurJ yields MQEKKEIVRATGVVSSATFMSRVLGLIRDMVISGYFGAGMATDAFFIAFTIPNLLRRLLGEGTLTVSFVPVYTEYLTHQPQESQRVVHITTTVVTSLLLILTIMGIVLTPWIIKLQAFGWKDPSLIRLTILLTRICFPYLFFIGLVALAMGVLNSHRHFAAPALAPCLLNISIIVSVLLLAPRINPPVLTLALGVFLGGLAQFLLQLPFLRAKGITFKINFDLCHPALRRIALMMAPMMIGIAAFQFNQVVNRFLASFLPQGSISYLYYADRIFEFPLGLFAIALGVAVLPSFSRLVAEGRIEELNEGVNFSLRMILFITVPAMVGLIILRVPILNLIFQHGAFTYHSTIMSAKALLFYSLSIWAFGGITVLSRAFYALEDAKTPVKVAIMALVANFLLGVVLMHPLRHAGLALANSLAAILNVAFLAYFFHRKTSGLRWRELTSSMLKIALAIIPMSLVVLLTERGYTWRESGGYAAKIPLLGGGIIAGIVLFFLFSYLLRNKELRFLWEAFRGGSHTR; encoded by the coding sequence GTGCAGGAGAAAAAGGAGATCGTCAGGGCTACAGGGGTGGTTAGTTCTGCCACCTTTATGAGTAGGGTCCTGGGGTTGATACGAGACATGGTCATCTCCGGCTATTTCGGTGCCGGCATGGCCACCGATGCCTTTTTCATCGCCTTTACCATACCCAACTTGCTGAGGAGGCTCCTCGGGGAGGGAACCCTCACGGTCTCATTTGTCCCCGTCTATACAGAATACTTGACCCATCAGCCCCAAGAGTCCCAGCGGGTCGTCCATATCACCACCACCGTCGTCACCTCCCTCCTACTTATATTGACCATCATGGGGATTGTCCTGACCCCCTGGATCATCAAGTTGCAGGCCTTCGGATGGAAGGACCCTTCTCTGATAAGGCTCACCATCCTGCTGACCCGCATATGCTTCCCCTATCTCTTCTTTATCGGCTTGGTGGCATTGGCTATGGGGGTCCTGAACTCCCATCGCCACTTTGCTGCCCCTGCCCTGGCCCCCTGTCTGCTCAACATTTCAATCATTGTCAGTGTCCTCCTTCTGGCCCCCAGAATCAACCCCCCTGTGCTCACCTTGGCCCTGGGGGTATTCCTTGGAGGGTTGGCCCAATTCCTTCTCCAACTCCCCTTTTTGCGCGCCAAGGGGATAACCTTTAAGATAAACTTCGACCTGTGCCACCCAGCCTTGCGACGCATCGCCCTAATGATGGCCCCTATGATGATAGGGATCGCGGCCTTTCAGTTTAACCAGGTGGTAAACCGCTTCCTGGCCTCATTCCTCCCGCAGGGGAGCATCTCCTATCTCTATTATGCCGACAGGATCTTCGAGTTCCCCCTGGGGCTTTTCGCTATCGCCCTCGGGGTAGCAGTCCTGCCCAGCTTCTCGCGCCTGGTGGCTGAAGGGAGGATTGAGGAACTCAATGAGGGAGTGAACTTCTCCTTGAGGATGATCCTGTTCATCACCGTACCCGCCATGGTGGGGTTAATCATCCTCCGGGTCCCCATCCTCAACCTCATCTTTCAACACGGGGCCTTTACCTACCACAGCACCATCATGTCGGCCAAGGCCTTGCTCTTCTATTCCCTCAGCATCTGGGCCTTTGGGGGGATAACTGTCCTGTCTCGGGCCTTTTACGCCCTAGAGGATGCCAAGACCCCGGTCAAGGTGGCCATAATGGCCCTGGTGGCCAACTTCCTGCTGGGAGTAGTCCTGATGCACCCTTTGCGACATGCGGGTTTGGCCCTGGCCAATTCGCTGGCCGCCATCTTAAATGTGGCATTTCTGGCCTATTTCTTCCACCGCAAGACCTCTGGGCTGCGCTGGAGAGAGCTCACCTCCTCCATGCTCAAGATAGCCCTGGCCATCATCCCTATGTCCCTGGTGGTTCTTCTGACTGAGAGAGGATATACATGGAGGGAAAGCGGGGGTTATGCAGCGAAGATACCGCTGTTGGGTGGCGGAATAATTGCAGGAATTG